A genomic region of Nocardioides plantarum contains the following coding sequences:
- a CDS encoding FecCD family ABC transporter permease, whose translation MSTPTALPTTREATPPRQGSVRGLLVLGAVILAACLLSLMVGSNGIAPWRVLELLAHGDDSPESTIVRELRTSRTALCLAVGLCLGISGALMQGHTRNPLADPGLLGVTSGAAFAVVVGIYAFGVDDPVNYAWFSLVGAGAAAALVFAIGTTRGGPDPVTLVLAGTAVSALLAAGTQTVILRDLDVLDEYRVWVVGSVNGADLGVLLQVSPFMLAGLVLAAACSPGLNLLQLGDDVARSLGMRPGRHKLGGIAAVMLLAGAATAAVGPISFVGLVVPHVARWAAGTDYRWVVPYAGLVGALLMVLADVLGRVVVRPGELQVGIVMALVGGPVFVILVRRTRMVRL comes from the coding sequence GTGAGCACGCCGACCGCCCTCCCGACCACCCGGGAGGCGACCCCGCCGCGCCAGGGCTCGGTCCGCGGCCTGCTGGTCCTGGGGGCCGTGATCCTCGCGGCCTGCCTGCTCAGCCTGATGGTCGGCTCCAACGGCATCGCTCCCTGGCGGGTCCTGGAGCTGCTCGCGCACGGCGACGACTCCCCCGAGTCGACGATCGTGCGCGAGCTGCGCACCTCGCGCACCGCGCTCTGCCTGGCCGTCGGCCTGTGCCTCGGCATCTCCGGCGCGCTCATGCAGGGCCACACCCGCAACCCGCTCGCCGACCCCGGGCTGCTGGGCGTGACGTCGGGCGCGGCGTTCGCCGTGGTCGTCGGCATCTACGCCTTCGGGGTCGACGACCCGGTCAACTACGCGTGGTTCTCGCTCGTCGGTGCCGGTGCCGCCGCGGCTCTGGTCTTCGCGATCGGTACGACGCGAGGCGGGCCCGACCCCGTCACCCTGGTCCTGGCCGGCACCGCCGTGAGTGCCCTGCTCGCCGCCGGCACGCAGACCGTGATCCTGCGCGACCTGGACGTCCTCGACGAGTACCGCGTGTGGGTGGTCGGCTCGGTCAACGGCGCCGACCTCGGCGTGCTGCTGCAGGTGTCGCCGTTCATGCTCGCGGGGCTGGTGCTCGCGGCGGCCTGCAGCCCCGGGCTCAACCTCCTCCAGCTCGGCGACGACGTCGCACGCTCCCTCGGCATGCGCCCGGGTCGCCACAAGCTCGGCGGCATCGCGGCGGTGATGCTGCTCGCCGGAGCCGCCACCGCGGCCGTCGGACCGATCTCGTTCGTCGGGCTCGTCGTCCCCCACGTGGCCCGGTGGGCCGCCGGCACCGACTACCGCTGGGTGGTCCCTTACGCCGGGCTCGTCGGCGCGCTGCTGATGGTGCTCGCCGACGTGCTCGGTCGCGTCGTCGTCCGCCCCGGCGAGCTGCAGGTCGGCATCGTGATGGCGCTCGTCGGCGGGCCCGTCTTCGTGATCCTCGTGCGCCGCACCCGGATGGTCCGACTGTGA
- a CDS encoding serine/threonine-protein kinase, with amino-acid sequence MTTQPQYDGPPVPQVSPGPQASRRVGPYTLLAKIGEGGMGVVHLARRDDDDTRVALKVMRPHIVGDDEARQRLGREVASLGRIRSRWVAEIVDADPWAEVPYVATRYVPGLSLHDHVRQEGPIAGADLLWFAGCLAEGLASVHAVGVLHRDVKPSNVLMEGRTPILIDFGLARVADDPRLTHTGWLLGTPGYLAPEILYGDDASAASDLHSWAATVAFAATGSGPFGGGPAMAIMDRVRRGEHDLRGITDPLRDVVAAALDPEPSRRPTLEQLLEWLRPQTTRPAPVLGAPPTLGITRPVQEIDPFADSLALAHDTPSYDDTPSYDDTVDADDVPTTREPLPPGLDPGPPRTLVLPPHAPSPESPTWHEPAPTPTPAPTLREPSPAMPTAPAPEPAYWHDAAPPAPAPWQAAWPDPAPPRTPAAERLRRLVLVVAGALLVGALTALVPWVALGVAVVGVWLLRSGSLAASAAGARRQLRGRRWYDAPQLLVHAPWHLVQSIPGATMLLAWAGGLGVAAALVCYAVAAAVPVSLFVTGLVSALALWWGPGGSRLRGPVGRVVDPLSRRAGSWLLATGVVLALAVVAGAYVDARGPSWVPGTDQPFSST; translated from the coding sequence GTGACGACCCAGCCGCAGTACGACGGACCACCGGTCCCGCAGGTCTCACCGGGCCCGCAGGCGTCGCGACGGGTCGGGCCCTACACGCTGCTGGCCAAGATCGGCGAGGGCGGCATGGGGGTCGTCCACCTCGCGCGGCGCGACGACGACGACACGCGGGTCGCGCTGAAGGTGATGCGACCCCACATCGTCGGCGACGACGAGGCCCGCCAGCGACTGGGGCGCGAGGTGGCGTCGCTCGGACGCATCCGCAGCCGCTGGGTCGCCGAGATCGTCGACGCCGACCCGTGGGCCGAGGTGCCCTACGTCGCGACCCGCTACGTGCCCGGTCTCTCCCTGCACGACCACGTCCGGCAGGAGGGGCCGATCGCCGGCGCCGACCTGCTGTGGTTCGCGGGGTGCCTCGCCGAGGGGCTGGCCTCGGTGCACGCGGTCGGGGTGCTGCACCGCGACGTCAAGCCGTCCAACGTGCTGATGGAGGGTCGCACCCCGATCCTCATCGACTTCGGCCTGGCCCGCGTCGCCGACGACCCCCGCCTCACCCACACCGGATGGCTGCTCGGCACGCCCGGCTACCTGGCCCCCGAGATCCTCTACGGCGACGACGCGAGCGCGGCCTCCGACCTGCACTCCTGGGCCGCGACCGTCGCGTTCGCCGCCACCGGCTCCGGGCCCTTCGGCGGCGGTCCGGCGATGGCGATCATGGACCGTGTCCGGCGCGGCGAGCACGACCTGCGGGGCATCACCGACCCGCTGCGCGACGTCGTCGCGGCGGCCCTCGACCCCGAGCCGTCGCGCCGACCCACGCTCGAGCAGCTGCTGGAGTGGCTGCGGCCCCAGACGACGCGCCCGGCGCCGGTGCTGGGTGCGCCGCCCACCCTGGGCATCACCCGTCCGGTGCAGGAGATCGACCCCTTCGCCGACTCGCTCGCCCTGGCGCACGACACGCCTTCCTACGACGACACGCCCTCCTACGACGACACCGTCGACGCCGACGACGTCCCGACCACCCGCGAGCCGCTGCCGCCCGGGCTCGACCCGGGCCCGCCGCGCACGCTGGTGCTGCCGCCGCACGCCCCGTCGCCCGAGTCTCCGACGTGGCACGAGCCAGCACCCACGCCCACACCCGCGCCGACGCTGCGCGAGCCGTCGCCGGCGATGCCGACGGCCCCCGCTCCCGAGCCGGCGTACTGGCACGACGCCGCCCCGCCCGCTCCCGCTCCCTGGCAGGCTGCCTGGCCCGACCCCGCCCCGCCCCGCACCCCGGCCGCCGAGCGACTGCGTCGCCTGGTCCTCGTCGTCGCGGGCGCACTGCTCGTCGGTGCGCTGACCGCCCTGGTCCCGTGGGTCGCGCTCGGGGTCGCGGTGGTGGGCGTGTGGCTGCTGCGCAGCGGGTCGCTCGCCGCCTCGGCCGCCGGCGCGCGTCGCCAGCTGCGCGGCCGTCGGTGGTACGACGCCCCGCAGCTCCTCGTCCACGCGCCCTGGCACCTGGTTCAGTCGATCCCGGGCGCCACGATGCTGCTCGCCTGGGCCGGCGGGCTCGGCGTCGCCGCCGCCCTGGTCTGCTACGCCGTGGCGGCCGCAGTGCCGGTCAGCCTGTTCGTCACCGGTCTCGTGTCGGCCCTCGCGCTGTGGTGGGGTCCCGGCGGCAGCCGCCTGCGCGGACCGGTCGGCCGGGTCGTCGACCCGCTCAGCCGGCGGGCCGGGTCGTGGCTGCTCGCCACCGGTGTGGTGCTCGCGCTGGCGGTCGTGGCCGGCGCCTACGTCGACGCGCGCGGCCCGTCCTGGGTGCCCGGCACCGACCAGCCGTTCTCGTCGACGTAG
- a CDS encoding FecCD family ABC transporter permease — protein MSVEVEAPLAEKVTAVGTPIRVGPLSWQVPVRSATIAVASLGVVFLLFCLDLGLGDVDISLGRTIRTLFGYSDPGAELIITDLRLPQTTVALLVGMALGLAGALTQTFARNPLASPDILGVTEGASAGAVAVIVLAGSSGFGGGLVTGRLQTVGLPLAAFAGGLLTAMLLYALAWRRGIDGQRLVLIGIGIGAALTAVVEWLLLRARITDAQSAQVWLNGSLNSRGWDQARPVVVALVVLVPLSFWLVRHLNALQLGDDSARVLGVRLQTTQLLVLVCAVGLAAVSVSAVGPLEFVALVVPQVALRLAGGARPPLLSSMLLGGALVLGADLVTRVVIPFSLPAGVVTAAIGAPYLIYLLVRAKRKVAA, from the coding sequence ATGAGTGTCGAGGTCGAGGCACCGCTCGCCGAGAAGGTCACCGCCGTCGGCACCCCGATCCGGGTCGGCCCGCTGTCGTGGCAGGTGCCCGTGCGCTCGGCGACGATCGCGGTGGCCAGCCTCGGCGTGGTGTTCCTGCTGTTCTGCCTCGACCTCGGCCTCGGTGACGTCGACATCTCGCTGGGACGCACGATCCGCACCCTGTTCGGCTACAGCGACCCGGGCGCCGAGCTGATCATCACCGACCTGCGCCTGCCGCAGACCACCGTGGCCCTGCTGGTCGGGATGGCGCTCGGGCTCGCCGGTGCGCTCACCCAGACCTTCGCCCGCAACCCGCTGGCCAGTCCCGACATCCTCGGTGTCACCGAGGGCGCCTCCGCCGGCGCCGTCGCCGTCATCGTGCTCGCCGGCAGCAGCGGCTTCGGTGGCGGCCTGGTCACCGGGCGCCTGCAGACGGTCGGCCTGCCGCTGGCGGCGTTCGCCGGCGGGCTGCTGACCGCGATGCTCCTCTACGCCCTGGCGTGGCGCCGCGGCATCGACGGCCAGCGGCTCGTGCTCATCGGCATCGGCATCGGTGCCGCGCTCACCGCGGTCGTCGAGTGGCTCCTCCTGCGCGCCCGCATCACCGACGCCCAGAGCGCCCAGGTGTGGCTCAACGGCTCGCTCAACTCACGCGGCTGGGACCAGGCGCGGCCCGTGGTCGTGGCCCTCGTGGTCCTGGTGCCGCTCTCGTTCTGGCTGGTGCGCCACCTCAACGCCCTGCAGCTCGGCGACGACTCCGCCCGCGTGCTCGGCGTACGCCTGCAGACGACGCAGCTGCTCGTCCTCGTCTGCGCCGTCGGGCTGGCCGCCGTGTCGGTCTCGGCGGTCGGGCCGCTCGAGTTCGTCGCCCTCGTCGTACCCCAGGTCGCGCTGCGGCTGGCCGGGGGCGCCCGGCCCCCGCTGCTGAGCTCGATGCTGCTCGGCGGGGCGCTGGTGCTGGGTGCCGACCTGGTGACCCGGGTCGTGATCCCGTTCTCGCTGCCCGCCGGTGTCGTCACCGCGGCCATCGGGGCGCCGTACCTCATCTACCTGCTCGTCCGAGCCAAACGGAAGGTCGCGGCATGA
- a CDS encoding aldo/keto reductase, whose product MTTTTSLLGDKPVHRIGFGAMQLAGPGVFGPPADPDGARAVLRRAVELGVDHIDTAQFYGPDVVNDLIREALHPYPAGLRLVTKVGAARDDQGGWNLASTPDQLRDQVEANLRALDVERLDLVNLRRMERDHPDGDEPALADQLGALAELRDAGKIDLIGVSSVGVDTVREAIETVGIGQVQNPFSILDRTDAPVLELCREHDIAFVPYFPLGSAFGGGGPQALAADPHVSSVATKHGVSPSQVALAWLLAQYDRLLLIPGTKSITHLEENLAVLDIELDADDLATLEHVEPVVAGH is encoded by the coding sequence ATGACCACCACCACCTCCCTCCTCGGCGACAAGCCGGTCCACCGCATCGGGTTCGGTGCCATGCAGCTCGCCGGACCGGGTGTCTTCGGACCGCCTGCCGACCCCGACGGCGCGCGCGCCGTGCTGCGCCGCGCGGTCGAGCTCGGCGTCGACCACATCGACACCGCCCAGTTCTACGGCCCCGACGTCGTCAACGACCTGATCCGCGAGGCGCTGCACCCCTATCCGGCGGGCCTGCGCCTGGTGACCAAGGTCGGCGCCGCCCGCGACGACCAGGGCGGCTGGAACCTGGCCTCGACGCCGGACCAGCTCCGCGACCAGGTGGAGGCCAACCTGCGCGCCCTCGACGTCGAACGCCTCGACCTGGTCAACCTGCGCCGCATGGAGCGCGACCACCCGGACGGCGACGAGCCGGCGCTCGCCGACCAGCTCGGCGCGCTCGCCGAGCTGCGCGACGCGGGCAAGATCGACCTGATCGGGGTCTCCAGCGTCGGTGTCGACACCGTGCGCGAGGCCATCGAGACGGTCGGCATCGGCCAGGTGCAGAACCCGTTCAGCATCCTGGACCGCACCGACGCGCCGGTGCTCGAGCTGTGCCGCGAGCACGACATCGCGTTCGTGCCCTACTTCCCGCTCGGGTCGGCGTTCGGCGGTGGCGGCCCGCAGGCCCTGGCCGCGGACCCGCACGTCAGCAGCGTCGCGACCAAGCACGGTGTCTCGCCCAGCCAGGTCGCGCTGGCCTGGCTGCTCGCGCAGTACGACCGCCTGCTCCTCATCCCCGGCACCAAGTCGATCACCCACCTCGAGGAGAACCTCGCCGTGCTCGACATCGAGCTCGACGCCGACGACCTCGCGACGCTCGAGCACGTGGAGCCCGTGGTCGCCGGTCACTGA
- a CDS encoding ABC transporter ATP-binding protein, protein MTPTLTKDRTGGSRLGAEGVTVGYGAAPVVSDLTFDVPDGQVTTIIGPNGCGKSTLLRTLARLLKPSSGRVRLDGGAIDDIATREVSQRLALLPQSPLAPEGLLVRDLVGRGRHPHQRWFSQWSAEDERIVEAALEMTDTTSLRDRPIDQLSGGQRQRAWIAMTLAQDTDLVLLDEPTTYLDLAHQIEVLDLVTRLNRERGRTVVMVLHDLNLAARYSDLVVVMDRGRIVAQGTPTEIFTADTLLSVFGLEADVIPDPRTGLPILVPVSCAAAVAAAYADR, encoded by the coding sequence ATGACCCCCACCCTCACCAAGGACCGCACCGGCGGCTCGCGGCTCGGCGCCGAGGGCGTCACCGTCGGGTACGGCGCCGCGCCGGTCGTCAGCGACCTCACCTTCGACGTCCCCGACGGCCAGGTGACGACGATCATCGGCCCCAACGGCTGCGGCAAGTCGACCCTGCTCCGCACCCTGGCGCGGCTGCTCAAGCCGTCCTCGGGGCGGGTCCGGCTCGACGGCGGCGCCATCGACGACATCGCCACCCGCGAGGTGTCGCAGCGCCTGGCCCTGCTCCCCCAGAGCCCCCTCGCCCCCGAGGGCCTGCTGGTGCGCGACCTGGTCGGCCGGGGCCGACACCCCCACCAGCGGTGGTTCAGCCAGTGGTCGGCCGAGGACGAGCGGATCGTCGAGGCGGCCCTGGAGATGACCGACACCACCTCGCTGCGCGACCGGCCGATCGACCAGCTCTCGGGCGGCCAGCGACAGCGCGCCTGGATCGCGATGACGCTGGCCCAGGACACCGACCTGGTCCTGCTCGACGAGCCCACGACCTACCTCGACCTGGCTCACCAGATCGAGGTCCTCGACCTGGTCACCCGGCTCAACCGCGAGCGGGGCCGCACCGTCGTCATGGTGCTGCACGACCTCAACCTGGCCGCCCGCTACAGCGACCTCGTCGTGGTCATGGACCGTGGTCGCATCGTCGCCCAGGGCACCCCGACCGAGATCTTCACCGCCGACACCCTGCTCTCCGTCTTCGGCCTCGAGGCCGACGTCATCCCCGACCCCCGCACCGGCCTGCCGATCCTGGTGCCCGTCTCGTGCGCTGCTGCGGTCGCGGCGGCGTACGCCGATCGGTAG
- a CDS encoding helix-turn-helix transcriptional regulator produces the protein MTTDELGTQLRVWRDRLGPAAAGLPSQARRRTAGLRREEVAALSGVSTDYVTRLEQGRARHPSAQVVQSLARALRLDDEERDRLYRMAGHLPPTSGRMVRHLTPSVLRIVDRLGDTPVSVIDAAWETVLQNRAADVIFGDLSAETGRSRNRAWRTFMDVPGMGELEPQTRSLVERDIVADLHAALIRLPEDPDIASVVADLRAESPRFAELWETTPARVRASRRKTLDHPLVGRMTVDCDVLSVHGSDLQIVVFSAEPGTPDADALSMAIIVGLQDMSAER, from the coding sequence ATGACGACCGACGAGCTCGGGACCCAGCTCCGGGTGTGGCGCGACCGACTGGGGCCGGCCGCCGCGGGCCTGCCCAGTCAGGCCCGCCGTCGTACGGCGGGCCTGCGCCGCGAGGAGGTGGCCGCCCTGTCCGGGGTGTCGACCGACTACGTGACGCGTCTCGAGCAGGGCCGCGCCCGCCACCCGTCGGCCCAGGTGGTCCAGTCCCTGGCGCGCGCGCTGCGACTCGACGACGAGGAGCGCGACCGGCTCTACCGGATGGCCGGCCACCTGCCGCCGACCTCGGGACGGATGGTGCGTCACCTGACCCCGAGCGTCCTGCGGATCGTGGACCGCCTCGGCGACACCCCCGTCTCGGTCATCGACGCCGCGTGGGAGACGGTGCTGCAGAACCGCGCCGCCGACGTCATCTTCGGTGACCTCTCCGCCGAGACCGGGCGCAGCCGCAACCGCGCGTGGCGCACGTTCATGGACGTCCCGGGCATGGGCGAGCTCGAGCCGCAGACCCGCTCGCTGGTGGAGCGCGACATCGTGGCCGATCTCCACGCGGCGCTGATCCGGCTCCCCGAGGACCCCGACATCGCCTCGGTCGTCGCCGACCTGCGGGCCGAGAGCCCGCGCTTCGCCGAGCTGTGGGAGACAACACCGGCCCGGGTGCGCGCCTCGCGGCGCAAGACCCTCGACCACCCGCTCGTCGGACGGATGACCGTCGACTGCGACGTGCTCAGCGTGCACGGCAGCGACCTGCAGATCGTGGTCTTCTCCGCCGAGCCCGGCACCCCCGACGCCGACGCCCTCTCCATGGCGATCATCGTCGGACTGCAGGACATGTCGGCCGAGCGCTAG
- a CDS encoding VanZ family protein yields the protein MHRPVALVLVALYSLLVVHLTLTDPSQGSWAFDLADRVATRVSGGRLTWTETEVLANVALFVPLGFLLAIGLGRVWPAVTLCLLASALVEYAQLRVVTSRVPTIDDVVHNTMGGVIGALLAGVLMVAARPTPRAVRSRT from the coding sequence ATGCACCGCCCCGTCGCGCTCGTCCTGGTCGCCCTCTACTCGCTGCTCGTCGTCCACCTCACCCTGACCGACCCGTCGCAGGGCAGCTGGGCGTTCGACCTGGCCGACCGGGTCGCGACGCGGGTCTCCGGCGGCCGGCTGACCTGGACCGAGACCGAGGTGCTGGCCAACGTCGCGCTGTTCGTGCCGCTCGGGTTCCTGCTCGCGATCGGGCTCGGGCGGGTATGGCCCGCGGTGACGCTGTGCCTGCTCGCCTCGGCACTGGTCGAGTACGCCCAGCTGCGGGTCGTGACCAGCCGGGTGCCGACGATCGACGACGTCGTGCACAACACGATGGGCGGGGTGATCGGCGCACTCCTCGCCGGCGTGCTCATGGTGGCCGCCCGCCCCACCCCCCGTGCGGTTAGATCGAGGACATGA